In Bacteroidales bacterium, the following proteins share a genomic window:
- a CDS encoding tetratricopeptide repeat protein, with the protein MQNNKPNKKNPKKFQTKGKAPKVVTLRETKTEKNITVNKFYIYGIIIFFSFILYGNTIFNDYALDDAIVITENKFTQKGIDGIREIFSYDSFKGNNENLLNAVSGGRYRPLSIATFAIEHEFFGKNPHISHFINILLYSLTCLLIFILLSKLLEKYPKQKWYATIPFIATILFIAHPIHTEVVANIKSRDEIFSLLFSLLTLWFLWKHLDSKKIIHLFFSSVLFFLALISKEIAIVFIVIFPLSFYFFTNHSLKKIIISLIPLFIIIIAFIILRQMIISKTGISIANTKDIMNNSFGAMNFSQKYATITYTLGLYLKLLFYPHPLTWDYYPYHISIMEWSNFAVLLSLLIYLTLLFFAFTGLKSKNFFSYCIFLYLVPLSLTSNILFPVGAFMCERFLYAASLGFTLIIAYLIAMKPNNFFKTIFSMPYLFLVPVLFLYSFKTITRNQVWKNSAVLIETDVKTSFNSAKSNGSYGSDLYNKAEKLKDANEKAKYYELALQCCDKAFKINPNMQNVNFILGTIYGKYKNDMNKSIYYLNNAMNLDLSNIESYNNLGTAYGVAKQYDKAIEVFEKGLKVAPENISIISNLALTYQIIGKTDKAAEYSKKAKEIQVKEK; encoded by the coding sequence ATGCAAAACAACAAACCAAATAAAAAAAATCCTAAAAAATTTCAGACAAAAGGAAAAGCCCCAAAAGTAGTTACTTTGAGGGAAACTAAAACAGAAAAAAATATAACTGTAAATAAGTTTTACATTTATGGTATCATCATTTTCTTTTCTTTTATTTTATACGGAAATACAATTTTCAACGATTATGCTCTCGATGATGCAATAGTAATAACAGAAAACAAATTCACACAAAAAGGAATTGACGGAATTAGGGAAATTTTTTCTTACGATTCATTTAAAGGCAATAATGAAAATTTACTGAATGCAGTTTCCGGCGGAAGATATAGACCTTTGTCAATTGCCACTTTTGCAATCGAACATGAATTTTTTGGAAAAAATCCACATATCAGCCATTTTATAAATATTCTTCTTTATTCATTAACATGCCTTCTCATTTTTATTTTGCTTTCAAAACTTTTGGAAAAATATCCCAAGCAGAAATGGTATGCTACCATTCCGTTTATTGCTACAATCCTGTTCATTGCTCATCCCATTCATACCGAAGTTGTAGCTAATATTAAAAGCCGCGATGAAATTTTTTCACTTTTATTTTCATTGCTTACTTTATGGTTTTTATGGAAACATCTTGATTCAAAAAAAATCATTCATTTGTTTTTTAGTTCTGTTTTGTTCTTCCTTGCTCTTATTTCAAAAGAAATTGCAATTGTATTTATCGTAATTTTCCCTTTGTCTTTTTATTTCTTCACAAATCATTCCCTGAAAAAAATTATCATTTCTTTAATTCCTTTATTTATTATAATTATTGCATTTATAATTCTAAGGCAAATGATAATTTCCAAAACAGGAATATCTATAGCAAATACAAAAGACATAATGAATAATTCTTTCGGGGCTATGAACTTTTCGCAGAAATATGCTACAATCACTTACACACTCGGGTTATATCTGAAGCTTTTATTTTATCCTCATCCTCTAACCTGGGATTATTATCCTTATCACATATCAATTATGGAATGGTCTAACTTTGCTGTACTATTGTCTTTGTTGATTTATCTGACTCTTCTTTTTTTCGCTTTCACGGGATTGAAAAGCAAAAATTTCTTTTCGTATTGCATTTTTTTGTACCTTGTACCTTTATCATTGACTTCAAATATTCTTTTCCCCGTGGGAGCTTTTATGTGCGAAAGGTTTCTTTACGCTGCTTCTCTTGGGTTTACTCTCATTATAGCATATTTAATAGCTATGAAACCGAATAATTTTTTCAAAACAATTTTCAGCATGCCGTATTTATTTTTAGTTCCGGTTTTGTTTTTATATTCTTTTAAAACAATTACAAGAAATCAGGTGTGGAAAAACAGTGCTGTTTTGATTGAAACGGATGTTAAAACATCATTCAACAGTGCAAAAAGCAATGGTTCTTATGGAAGCGACTTATACAATAAAGCTGAAAAACTTAAAGATGCAAATGAAAAAGCAAAGTATTATGAACTTGCTCTTCAATGTTGTGATAAGGCATTTAAAATAAATCCCAATATGCAAAATGTTAATTTTATTCTCGGCACTATTTACGGTAAATACAAAAATGATATGAATAAGTCCATTTATTATCTTAATAATGCAATGAATTTAGACCTTAGCAACATTGAATCATACAACAATCTGGGAACAGCTTACGGTGTGGCTAAGCAATATGACAAGGCCATTGAGGTTTTTGAAAAAGGATTGAAAGTTGCTCCCGAAAATATTAGTATTATCAGTAATCTCGCATTGACCTATCAGATAATCGGAAAAACCGATAAAGCAGCAGAATACTCAAAGAAAGCTAAAGAAATTCAGGTTAAGGAAAAATAA